Proteins co-encoded in one Malus sylvestris chromosome 7, drMalSylv7.2, whole genome shotgun sequence genomic window:
- the LOC126629288 gene encoding U-box domain-containing protein 14-like, which produces MGPTGEDTSRSVVSQLAESVKAISELPECRNAFRKMYGNFVRRVKLLSPLFEELRDGNIPLGEGEVVALESLGEALNSAKQLIKSVNQGSKLYQALQRDEIIDKFHQMTVKIEAALSKIPYEKFDTSEEVCEQIELVHAQFKRAKEKKDCLDSQLEMDLAVAVRGTDLDPAVIKRLSEKLYLRTINDLKQESLAFHEWVIASDGDLGDHFEKMQSLLKKLKDLVLMENPEADNSECDKSTVKHRSPVIPDDFRCPISLELMKDPVIVSTGQTYERSCIQKWLDAGHKTCPKTQQTLLHTAITPNYVLKSLIALWCESNGVELPKKQGNGKNRKAGSSISDCDRASIASLLEKLAKGNSEEQRAAAGELRLLAKRNADNRVCIAEAGAIPLLVELLSSADSRTQEHAVTALLNLSINESNKGGIVNAGAIPDIVDVLKNGSMEARENAAATLFSLSVVDENKVAIGAAGAIPALIKLLCEGTPRGKKDAATAIFNLSIYQGNKARAVRAGIVAPLMRLLKDAGSGMMDEALAILAILASHQEGKAAIAQAEPIPVLVEVIRTGFPRNRENAAAVLWSLCTGDLQQLKLARELGAEEAMKELSENGTERAKRKAVSVLELLQRVDDDFIPQQC; this is translated from the exons ATGGGTCCAACGGGAGAAGATACGAGCAGGTCAGTAGTGAGTCAACTCGCCGAGTCGGTGAAGGCGATTTCCGAGTTGCCCGAGTGCCGAAACGCGTTCAGGAAGATGTACGGCAACTTCGTGCGGAGAGTCAAGCTTTTGAGTCCTCTGTTCGAGGAATTGAGGGATGGCAATATACCGCTGGGAGAAGGAGAAGTTGTAGCTCTGGAGTCGCTGGGGGAGGCTTTGAATTCGGCAAAGCAGCTCATCAAGTCGGTCAACCAAGGGAGCAAGCTTTATCAG GCTTTGCAGAGGGACGAGATTATTGATAAGTTTCACCAAATGACAGTAAAAATTGAAGCAGCATTGAGCAAAATTCCTTATGAGAAATTTGACACGTCAGAGGAAGTTTGCGAACAG ATTGAACTAGTGCATGCTCAATTCAAAAGGGCGAAAGAAAAAAAGGACTGCCTTGACTCACAACTAGAGATGGATTTAGCCGTAGCAGTAAGAGGCACAGATCTTGACCCTGCAGTAATAAAAAGACTTTCGGAGAAGCTGTACCTCAGAACCATCAACGATCTAAAGCAAGAGTCACTTGCTTTCCATGAATGGGTTATCGCAAGTGACGGAGATCTAGGGGACCATTTTGAAAAGATGCAATCTCTGCTTAAGAAGCTAAAGGACCTAGTGCTTATGGAAAACCCAGAAGCCGACAACTCAGAATGTGACAAGAGCACGGTCAAGCATAGATCTCCTGTCATACCAGATGATTTCCGGTGTCCAATATCACTAGAATTAATGAAGGATCCTGTGATTGTCTCAACTGGACAG ACATACGAAAGATCGTGTATTCAGAAGTGGTTGGATGCAGGACACAAAACTTGTCCCAAAACACAGCAGACATTGTTGCACACAGCCATAACACCAAACTATGTTTTGAAGAGTCTAATTGCTTTGTGGTGTGAAAGCAATGGTGTTGAGCTGCCCAAAAAGCAAGGGAATGGTAAAAACAGAAAAGCAGGAAGCAGTATTTCAGACTGTGACCGTGCTTCTATTGCTTCATTGTTAGAAAAACTAGCAAAGGGGAACTCGGAAGAACAAAGAGCAGCTGCTGGTGAACTCCGCTTGCTGGCAAAGAGGAATGCAGATAATAGAGTGTGTATTGCTGAGGCAGGAGCCATTCCTCTCCTTGTTGAGCTTTTGTCGTCCGCTGATTCTCGGACCCAAGAGCATGCCGTTACAGCACTTCTCAACCTCTCGATAAATGAGAGCAACAAGGGAGGGATTGTAAATGCTGGAGCTATACCCGATATAGTAGATGTTTTGAAAAATGGCAGCATGGAGGCTAGAGAAAATGCAGCTGCAACTCTTTTCAGTTTGTCTGTTGTAGATGAAAACAAGGTGGCAATTGGAGCTGCTGGAGCTATCCCAGCCCTTATAAAATTGCTGTGCGAGGGGACACCGAGAGGGAAAAAGGATGCAGCTACCGCTATTTTTAATCTTTCAATCTATCAGGGAAACAAGGCCAGGGCTGTAAGGGCAGGTATTGTGGCCCCACTGATGAGATTGCTCAAGGATGCGGGAAGCGGGATGATGGATGAAGCGCTAGCGATCCTGGCCATTCTGGCTAGCCACCAAGAAGGAAAGGCAGCAATTGCTCAAGCTGAGCCAATCCCAGTTTTAGTGGAAGTTATAAGAACTGGTTTCCCACGCAACCGGGAGAATGCTGCTGCTGTGTTATGGTCGTTATGCACAGGTGATTTGCAGCAGTTGAAACTAGCAAGGGAACTCGGTGCGGAAGAGGCAATGAAGGAATTGTCGGAAAATGGCACTGAGAGGGCCAAGAGAAAAGCTGTAAGTGTTTTAGAGCTGCTTCAACGCGTCGACGATGATTTTATTCCCCAACAATGCTAG
- the LOC126630204 gene encoding F-box/kelch-repeat protein At3g06240-like, with the protein MRHSSCNTELMDLPIEILINILLRLPINSLRSIQCVSKAFLDTVDDLSFVTLHTHRLLSSSTDCTSNVPRQVPRLMLLIESSKGKGNITHPLIYHGDNTTLRKIKYGNISGVWSRQYILSFDFCNLFLFRGKISSKAYLPFLLDRLKGEVLMLPAANNTGLSCQCDSYGMGFDSLTNNFKVVRISQHTNEKPSCNKMMKMVSVAEVLVLGTSSWLEIYSVLPPCLRFSNEIASAHGDTHWLVLRPNEYSTVQAESDLPSILSFDFKKEEFYWTPHPTLEKKSGTSLALFHLLNLRGSLALVDGSSDIHMEIWGLKNYDKKEWVLNYKIDMKHPFRNLHVSACGEWERGIFFQDTCYDHTNRSIFFLDLTSISMNLAKLEGSKYYKRIFTCTESLMSLRNYGDLVEAKQVTEISLSIENRAKVGKASGRDLVYFRRSRKPN; encoded by the coding sequence ATGAGGCACAGCTCCTGCAACACAGAGTTGATGGACCTTCCCATTGAAATCCTTATCAACATCCTTTTGAGACTGCCCATAAATTCGCTTCGTAGCATCCAGTGTGTATCTAAGGCATTCTTAGACACGGTTGACGACCTCTCTTTTGTTACACTGCACACGCATCGTTTACTTAGTAGTAGTACTGATTGTACCAGTAATGTTCCTCGTCAAGTACCTCGACTTATGCTTCTCATCGAATCCTCGAAAGGTAAAGGAAATATTACGCACCCATTAATATACCATGGCGACAACACCACCTTGAGAAAGATCAAATATGGAAATATTTCTGGGGTTTGGTCCAGGCAATATATCTTGTCTTTTGATTTTTGCAACTTATTTTTATTTCGAGGGAAGATCAGTTCCAAAGCATACCTACCTTTCCTATTGGATCGTCTTAAGGGGGAAGTTCTAATGCTCCCTGCAGCCAATAATACAGGTCTCAGCTGCCAATGTGATTCGTACGGCATGGGATTTGACAGCTTAACGAACAACTTCAAGGTTGTTCGTATTTCCCAACATACCAATGAGAAACCTTCGTGCaacaaaatgatgaaaatgGTATCGGTGGCCGAAGTTCTTGTTCTTGGCACAAGCTCATGGCTAGAGATATATTCAGTTCTTCCTCCTTGCCTCCGGTTCTCCAACGAAATAGCATCGGCACATGGAGACACGCATTGGTTGGTTCTTCGTCCAAATGAGTATTCAACTGTTCAAGCAGAAAGCGATCTACCAAGTATACTTTCTTTCGACTTCAAGAAAGAGGAGTTTTATTGGACTCCTCACCCCACCTTAGAAAAAAAGTCAGGTACCTCGCTCGCGCTTTTTCACTTGCTAAACTTGAGAGGATCATTAGCCCTAGTGGATGGTTCGTCAGATATTCATATGGAGATATGGGGATTGAAAAACTATGACAAGAAAGAGTGGGTGCTGAACTACAAAATAGATATGAAACATCCTTTTCGGAACCTTCATGTGTCGGCATGTGGTGAATGGGAGCGCGGTATATTTTTCCAGGATACTTGCTATGATCACACCAATAGAAGTATATTCTTCTTGGATCTGACGAGTATTTCCATGAATCTTGCAAAACTGGAAGGTAGTAAGTATTATAAGAGGATCTTTACTTGTACCGAGAGCTTGATGTCTCTCAGGAATTATGGAGATTTGGTTGAAGCAAAACAAGTTACTGAAATCTCCTTGTCTATTGAGAACCGGGCTAAAGTTGGAAAAGCAAGCGGGAGAGATTTGGTTTACTTTAGAAGATCAAGAAAACCAAATTGA
- the LOC126627644 gene encoding ras-related protein RABF1-like isoform X3, with protein sequence MGCSASLPDRSSGRLAGPNSENGGASDAKNLRVKLVLLGDSGVGKSCIVLRFVRGQFDPTSKVTVGASFLSQTIALQDSTTVKFEIWDTAGQERSCRNMGALILSWPWSVTKLIFMRNVKFLFKMALNMQKRMECSLSRHPQRQQIILISCLRKLPSDYPVQPLQQRSRIRES encoded by the exons ATGGGTTGCTCCGCCTCCCTTCCAG ATAGGAGTTCAGGGCGGTTGGCCGGGCCAAATTCCGAGAACGGTGGAGCTTCTGATGCCAAAAATCTCCGTGTGAAG CTAGTTTTGTTGGGTGATTCTGGTGTTGGTAAAAGCTGTATTGTTCTGCGTTTTGTTCGTGGTCAGTTTGACCCCACATCCAAG GTGACTGTTGGAGCTTCATTCTTGTCACAGACGATAGCTTTACAAGATTCTACAACAGTTAAATTTGAAATATGGGACACTGCAGGCCAAGAGAG GAGCTGCAGAAACATGGGAGCCCTGATATTGTCTTGGCCTTGGTCGGTAACAAAGCTGATCTTCATGAGAAACGTGAAGTTCCTGTTCAA GATGGCATTGAATATGCAGAAAAGAATGGAATGTTCTTTATCGAGACATCCGCAAAGACAGCAGATAATATTAATCAGCTGTTTGAG GAAATTGCCAAGCGACTACCCCGTCCAGCCCCTTCAACAACGCAGCAGAATCCGTGAAAGCTGA
- the LOC126627644 gene encoding ras-related protein RABF1-like isoform X1, giving the protein MGCSASLPDRSSGRLAGPNSENGGASDAKNLRVKLVLLGDSGVGKSCIVLRFVRGQFDPTSKVTVGASFLSQTIALQDSTTVKFEIWDTAGQERYAALAPLYYRGAAVAVIVYDITSPDSFNKAQYWVKELQKHGSPDIVLALVGNKADLHEKREVPVQDGIEYAEKNGMFFIETSAKTADNINQLFEEIAKRLPRPAPSTTQQNP; this is encoded by the exons ATGGGTTGCTCCGCCTCCCTTCCAG ATAGGAGTTCAGGGCGGTTGGCCGGGCCAAATTCCGAGAACGGTGGAGCTTCTGATGCCAAAAATCTCCGTGTGAAG CTAGTTTTGTTGGGTGATTCTGGTGTTGGTAAAAGCTGTATTGTTCTGCGTTTTGTTCGTGGTCAGTTTGACCCCACATCCAAG GTGACTGTTGGAGCTTCATTCTTGTCACAGACGATAGCTTTACAAGATTCTACAACAGTTAAATTTGAAATATGGGACACTGCAGGCCAAGAGAG GTATGCTGCATTGGCCCCACTCTATTATCGTGGTGCTGCAGTTGCAGTTATTGTATATGATATAACAAGTCCAGATTCTTTCAACAAAGCGCAATATTGGGTTAAG GAGCTGCAGAAACATGGGAGCCCTGATATTGTCTTGGCCTTGGTCGGTAACAAAGCTGATCTTCATGAGAAACGTGAAGTTCCTGTTCAA GATGGCATTGAATATGCAGAAAAGAATGGAATGTTCTTTATCGAGACATCCGCAAAGACAGCAGATAATATTAATCAGCTGTTTGAG GAAATTGCCAAGCGACTACCCCGTCCAGCCCCTTCAACAACGCAGCAGAATCCGTGA
- the LOC126627644 gene encoding ras-related protein RABF1-like isoform X4, with amino-acid sequence MGCSASLPDRSSGRLAGPNSENGGASDAKNLRVKLVLLGDSGVGKSCIVLRFVRGQFDPTSKVTVGASFLSQTIALQDSTTVKFEIWDTAGQERSCRNMGALILSWPWSVTKLIFMRNVKFLFKMALNMQKRMECSLSRHPQRQQIILISCLRFLPYKARTLNQIINP; translated from the exons ATGGGTTGCTCCGCCTCCCTTCCAG ATAGGAGTTCAGGGCGGTTGGCCGGGCCAAATTCCGAGAACGGTGGAGCTTCTGATGCCAAAAATCTCCGTGTGAAG CTAGTTTTGTTGGGTGATTCTGGTGTTGGTAAAAGCTGTATTGTTCTGCGTTTTGTTCGTGGTCAGTTTGACCCCACATCCAAG GTGACTGTTGGAGCTTCATTCTTGTCACAGACGATAGCTTTACAAGATTCTACAACAGTTAAATTTGAAATATGGGACACTGCAGGCCAAGAGAG GAGCTGCAGAAACATGGGAGCCCTGATATTGTCTTGGCCTTGGTCGGTAACAAAGCTGATCTTCATGAGAAACGTGAAGTTCCTGTTCAA GATGGCATTGAATATGCAGAAAAGAATGGAATGTTCTTTATCGAGACATCCGCAAAGACAGCAGATAATATTAATCAGCTGTTTGAG GTTCCTACCTTATAAAGCCAGAACTTTAAATCAAATTATAAACCCTTAA
- the LOC126627644 gene encoding ras-related protein RABF1-like isoform X2 — MGCSASLPDRSSGRLAGPNSENGGASDAKNLRVKLVLLGDSGVGKSCIVLRFVRGQFDPTSKVTVGASFLSQTIALQDSTTVKFEIWDTAGQERYAALAPLYYRGAAVAVIVYDITSPDSFNKAQYWVKELQKHGSPDIVLALVGNKADLHEKREVPVQDGIEYAEKNGMFFIETSAKTADNINQLFEVPTL; from the exons ATGGGTTGCTCCGCCTCCCTTCCAG ATAGGAGTTCAGGGCGGTTGGCCGGGCCAAATTCCGAGAACGGTGGAGCTTCTGATGCCAAAAATCTCCGTGTGAAG CTAGTTTTGTTGGGTGATTCTGGTGTTGGTAAAAGCTGTATTGTTCTGCGTTTTGTTCGTGGTCAGTTTGACCCCACATCCAAG GTGACTGTTGGAGCTTCATTCTTGTCACAGACGATAGCTTTACAAGATTCTACAACAGTTAAATTTGAAATATGGGACACTGCAGGCCAAGAGAG GTATGCTGCATTGGCCCCACTCTATTATCGTGGTGCTGCAGTTGCAGTTATTGTATATGATATAACAAGTCCAGATTCTTTCAACAAAGCGCAATATTGGGTTAAG GAGCTGCAGAAACATGGGAGCCCTGATATTGTCTTGGCCTTGGTCGGTAACAAAGCTGATCTTCATGAGAAACGTGAAGTTCCTGTTCAA GATGGCATTGAATATGCAGAAAAGAATGGAATGTTCTTTATCGAGACATCCGCAAAGACAGCAGATAATATTAATCAGCTGTTTGAG GTTCCTACCTTATAA